The Papaver somniferum cultivar HN1 chromosome 6, ASM357369v1, whole genome shotgun sequence genome segment ATAAACCGTGATGAGGAAGAAAACATACATATTCAATACATAAAGTCTGCCAGCTGATGAACTCATGGGTCATAATGTTCGAGTCTTTTCCCGTTGTGGGAAATCAGTAGTGATTGACATATTAGACTGTGTAAACCTATAAATAAGCTCCCTTAGTATTATTTCGCTGGCATTGTCATTGCACTATGGAAGTGCACTATGGAAGTGTTGGTCTTTGTTCACTCTTTTTATTTCCAATCATAAGCAATTTTGTATTGATAGATAGCAAGGGTTGATATTCATTATGAATAGCTTTAATTTCTTGATACAGGCTGAACAACAACCGGAACAAAATTCAGTTGCTGCAGATGGAGTGATCTTTAATCGTGTTCTTGAAGCCGTTTCTTTCCAAGGTTATGGAGATAAAATTAAATTGCCAGCGTCCTGCTTCACTGAACTGTCAAATCAAGGTGCTCTGGATAAAGGACCCATGTACTTTCAGCTTTCAAAAGTTTCTCAAGAGGGAGTTCCTATGCAGACGGAGGATGGCGAGCAACAAAGTCATGGAACAACCCATTCAGGTGTTTTAGAATTCACCGCGAGTGATGGTTTTGTTGAGCTTCCTCCTCATGTGTGGAACAACTTATTTTCTTCTGACCCTCCAGAGGTTCCTTTAGTCGAGGTACGTTATGTCAGGCTACCCAAAGGAACCTATGCCAAACTGCAGCCGGATGGAATGGGTTTTTCAGATATACCAAATCACAAGGCTGTACTTGAAACAACCCTGCGCCAACACGCCACTCTTTCTCAGGGTGATCTAGTCACAGTCAACCATGGTACACTAACATATAATTTGCGGGTGCTTGAGCTGAAACCTTCCACTAGTGTATCTGTTCTAGAAACAGATATTGAGGTGGATGTAGTAGGATCTGAATCAATCACAGATGGTAtggatcgacatgtcttgatcccACTTGTGCTTGGAAAGTTAGAGGTTGGTACTGTTGAGGAAGGAAAATATGTCTATTACAAGTTATCTGTTGATGGCAACCTTGGTGATATTATAGCCTCTGGGGATGCTAATGTCGAGGTTAAGATTGATACAGAAAATGACAATGGGGATACGGATCTGTATGTCTCGAGACATCCAGTTATTTTCCCAACTCAGCATCAACATGAATGGTCTTCCCATGATATAGGTTCTAAAGTTTTGATAATATCTCCCAAGGATCAGAGCCTTAGTACAGGTACCTATAGTATTGCAGTGTTTGGCTTCAAAGGAACTACGAAGTATCGAATATCAGTTGGCATTCAAAATATTAGCCACCGTAACATGGGTGAGACAGCTGGTTCTTCCTCATCTGTGGCGGATGTGAACTCCGAAAAGTGTCGCAACTGTGGGCACTACATACCAAGTAGAACCATTGCTCTACATGAAGCATATTGCAGTAGACATAATTTTATATGTAAGCATGCTGGTTGTGGAATTGTTCTCAGGAAGGAAGAGGCAGCAAAGCATGTACACTGCGAGAAATGCGGACGGGCCTCTCAAGTGGGAGAGTTGGAGAAGCACATGAAAGTTTTCCATGAACCACTACACTGTGGTTGTGGAGTCACTCTTGAAAAAGAGGAAATGGTAAGCATATAATGATAGTTCTAGTTTTATTTTTTAACCATCTGTTAACCATCTGTCATTTGTCAGTAAGGTCCTGTGGTGGTAAAATGGAATGAAATGGTTTTGCTAAGTGTTTGTGTTTCTTGTATCTTGTGATAGGTGCAACATCAGTCATCTGCTTGCCCATTACGGTTAGTTACGTGTCGGTTTTGTGGGGATATGGTTCAAGCTGGGAGTACTGCCAATGATGTCAGAGATCGGATGAGAGGACTATCGGAGCATGAGAGTTTGTGTGGGTCCAGAACTGCCCCATGTGATTCATGCGGGCGAGCTGTCATGTTGAAGGAGATGGACATCCATAGAGTTGCTGTGCATCAGAAGAATTAAAAGTCAGACCTCTATTTCTTTTCATAGGTTGGGTGTAATTATGACAAATCTCAAAAGCCATTTCACTAAAGATTTTCCAGGTTTGACAGATGAACAATCCCATATCTCTTTCGCGACTGCACTTCAGCCCCCGAAAGGACAGTCGCCAGATGATTTATCTTATGTTGTGAAGTAAAGAGAAAGTGTTGTTTAAGTTATGTATTGCCTCATTACTATATTAATGAATGTGGTATTAGATTTTTTGCATTCATTACGAAGTGTTGCATTACAGTTAAGCTCTTGTTTGGCAGTGGGCGTTCAGTTTGCAACATGACAAGGGATAGGTGATCCCTTCCATCAAAACCCCAAGTGAGATTCATTTCACAGATGCTACTAACAATTGTCTAAATACAATTTCATCTCTAATTCATTATTCATTGTCACTAAATTTAGCTTAACCAAAGCTAAACTATCCTGGTGGCTACAACTAGGTAATCCATATATTTGTGTTATGCACTTGGATGTCAAAAagaacctggcttgattggggtatacccagatttatATGGACATAGTGTCCTTACTAAGGGGAGGCCAAATATGGGTGAGTTTACTTTATTACTCTTGAAGTAATTAACCCTATTACTTAATCAgataaccctaaaattaaaaacctaaaaaaactgtTAATCTTCTcttaatcttctcttcttcttcatctaaacCTTCCATCAAActcagagaaaaaaaaatttgcgAATCGAAAAATTTGATTTTCCTGAAAAATGGTTGATTCCAAACGATCAAGTAGCACCACAGATTCAACAGGACGTATCAAAAGATCCAAATCAGAGGAAAAAGGTAAGGGAAAAGTTGGAACTAGTAAACCAGAAAATCCAATCCCTGAGAATGTTGAAAAGAACCCTCCAACGGTGAAAAGAAGACCGtaagtgatttctaaactcaaacccattattgttttgtgttttttgattgttatattaggttagaaataAAAAACTATGATTTTCAAGATTCTTAGTCCGcatggttttaaaaaaataagatGTCGGCCTTAGGATGTTAGTGTTAGTCGGCAAGGTCATAACATGAAcatcatgccgacttttcataacaACCATGGTGACTGTGGAACATTAACCAGGGCCGACATGATATTCAATAACAACCCTGCCGACTTTCTTTTGGTCGGCATATTCTTAAAATTGTACCCTTCCGGCTTGACGTCTCAGAAACCTGATTTTCCTGAGTTAATAGCCGGCATCTTTCTTTAATACAACCATACCGGCTGTGTTTTAGTCGGCTTGGTATATGATTATAACCTCGCCGACTAAGTCTTAGTCGGCAATATTTAGATTATCGACCATGCCAACTTGGTGACTAGAACCATGTTTCAATGTGTATAATTTTCATATCTTTTATTTGTGTATTGTTTAGGTTCCCAAAGGAAAACCTAGAAGATATCCTTGTCTTGTTAGCAATGCAGCAGAGCTATTGGAATTTATTGACAAGATTTATCCTACTTTAGACAatcctaaagatgaaactgaaaagaATTGCCCTGTAAGAAAGTTACTTCTGATGGGTAAGAAAGATCCTGAATAATTTCTAAGGTTTATGGAGAGTCCTAGCAATCCCCTCAATTATCAAGAATGCACATCATCAGAAGAGGAATAAGAGGAGATTAATCCAAGAACTTTTTTCAAGGCATAtgacttttctggagtgaacccctattacaatgaggCTGGTGACTACATAGGTCCAGTGAAGGGAAAGGAAAAAGCAAAAGCTGATGTtggtgaaaaagctagtgatggtgaaaaagctagtgatgtggaggaagataacaactatGGGAAGGATCCATGAAATTCTTAAACTTTATTATGTTTCACTTGGTTTAGAAACTTAGATTGTGGTTTGAACTCCTTCATTATGTTTTGAACTCTTAGATTGTGGTTTTAAGACTTGTTAAACTTATGGTAATTTCCAGTTTCAGTTGCTTTAGAACTTATTCTTTTTTGTGCAGTTTTAGACAATGTTAGAGTTTTACTAAATCGACATGGTTTGTAagctcgaccttgccgaccatcCCAGGATATATGTTATAGTGCTGTCAGGGATAGGTAGTCGGCGTGGTTTTaaatgtcgaccttgccgacttaaatgttagtagtataaaaatattactttttaGGTACATAGTACAACCCATTGAATGCTCAACGGctagaaatttcaaaaaaaaaacattaagtgtgttgttattataaaagcattctcaacttcatcttcaaccttgcataaagaatggaagtttcaagCGCAACACACCCAAATATCTGtagtctttgtacactaagtggtcATTTTGTGTACTGTACTCAGTACAATTTGGGAATCAAGAGTTAATAAAATTGGATCTAAGTTTCTAATGAACACAGCTACTAAACTAATCTGCAGGTATTTTCTCATTAATTGAAAATAGAGAAGAGGTTCATACACATTTAAGGAAGTGAAGACCTAACAACAACGATCAGATAGTCGACACATGTCACTATCTGATCGGTCAACACTCAATACAAGACTGACCAATGACTAACAGTTTATAAGAGCACCCACTCGATTAATAAGGGCAGACCCTAGTACTTCATAAGGCTAAAGGACTATGACATTGACTACTGCTGGACagtatccttgtcctcaaggataaagttGCGATAATGTGACTTAATGGTAGCAACATCCTCCCAAGTAGCCTCATCTTGAGTTGAATTAGTCCACTGAATGAGCACTTGTAGGACTTGGCTTCTGCCAATAGTGATGGTTCTGTGTTGCAAGACTTTTGCTGGAACCATTATCACTTCACCTGCATGATCAACAATAAGCAATGTAGGAGATGAAATATGTTTCTTACCAACATGATGTTTCAATTGAGACACATGAAACACAAGGTGAATCCTGGCCTGATATGGAAGCTATAGTTTGTAGGCTACTGGTCCAATTTTTTGTAAGATAGGGAAAGGGCCATAGAATTTTGCATACAACTTGAACTTCTTCCTTAGTAACACAGAAGCTTGTCTGTAAGGTTGCAGTTTCAGATACACCAAGTCAACCACAGCAAAGGTCATGTCTTGCCTTGATTTATCAGCAAAGAATTTCATTCTTGCTTGAGAAGTGTGTAGGTATTCCTTCAGAAGATCAATCGTTTCCTCCCTGTCCTTGAGATATGACTCCATAGCAGCTACAGAAGTAGTGGTAGTTGATGGGAAAGACATGTATTGAGGAAGATAACCATATAGGGCCTGGAAAGGTGTCATTTTCAAACTAGTATGATAACTAGTGTTATACCAACATTCAGTAAGAGATAACCATTGACACCACTTACTAGGCTTGTGTCCAGTGATGCTCCTTAAGTAAGTTTCCAAGCAAGAATTAACTCTCTCTGATTGGCCGTCAGTTTGAGGATGATAAGCAGTGCTGAGATTCAAGTTAGTACCCAGAGATTTAaacaagtcttgccagaagtgactAGTAAAAACCTTATCTCTATCAGACACAATGGAAAAAGGGAGACCATGCAATTTGAATACCTGATCCAAGAAGGCTTTAGCCATAGAAGCAGCTGTATAAGGGTGTTGTAAGGCAACGAAATGGCGGTACTTTGTTAGCCTGTCAACAACCACTAGTATAACACTTTTCCTGTCACTCATGGGTAAACCTTCAATGAAATCCATGGTGATGTGCTTCCATGCCTGCTCAGGGACTGAAAGAGGTTGCATCAGACCAGATGGAAAAGAGTATTCACCTTTATTTCTTTGGAAAATGTCACATTCAGTGACAAACAAGATGATCTCCTTCTTCATTTTAGGCCAAAAGAAATGTGACTTGGCCCTAACATAAGTGGCTTGGATGCCAGAATGACCACCAACAACAGATGTGTGAACAGTATTTAAAATTGTGGCTCTTACCCCATTGATAGCACCTACATATATCTTATTTTTGTATCTCAATATTTCATATTTGTAAGTATAATATGGAACAAAGTCTGCAGATACAAGCAGTTGAGCAATAAGTTGTTTTACCTTGTCATCACCAATATAGCTTTGGTTTTaaatgtcgaccttgccgacttaaatgttagtagtataaaaatattactttttaggtacaaagtacaacctattgaatgctcaacggctagaaatttcaaaatcaagacattaagtgtgttgttattataaaatcattctcaacttcatcttcaaccatgcataaagaatggaagtttcaagCGCAACACACccaaatatttgtagtctttgtacactaagtggtcATTTTGTGTACTGTACTCAGTACAATTTGGGAATCAAGAGTTAATGAAATTGGATCTAAGTTCCTAATGAACACAGCTACTAAACTAATCTGCAGGTATTTTCTCATTAATTGAAAATAGAGAAGAGGTTCTTACACATTTAAGGAAGTGAAGACCTAACAACAACGATCAGATAGTCGACACATGTCACTATCTGATCGGTCAATGGTCGctatcgtatgcgtcaaaaataaattacactttcttaccactcaaaatataaatatagcaagggcaagaaaggatcgttcccacagggaggactaaggttgtcaaattgtttcggtttcctataaataccattgggggggtttctgatttttatgtactaaaataaaataaaagcaaacaaagaaataaacacgcaaatcaaggatataaagatattggttaaggatttcgttttctttCACTAACATGCTttctaacaataactagaattgatatttgatctctcttttatcaaagtccctaagataccttgatcgcaagtatatctcgAAAATCTCCTactcatcaacaaacacattaaaagatgcgagtatgaattctaccttagagaacaacctaacgtgtaaaagcactaatcaagtttaattccctagatgcattaagttctatgaaatcaggccaatccaagcaatcgaacgtgtaaaagcactaatcggATTttacaaaggttatgactcacttgtgattactaggatgtatcactacaagaaataatcacaattatgctatttgtattcaaggtgtatcacgtttatgtataataaaccctaaactagcaatagatatgattactagttctaccaatttgcaacttgacaaaactaacaatcaatcatacatggcaatatttctagtgaatcataatcgataaaattgagacaaaactaatttattgagcacaacccatgtttggaaatccaacttattccttaaccaaaagataaTTAGCTacacatgttcatggagttcatcacaagaataaagagaagaatcatgtttctaaaccctagaaaacaaaagCAGAAGAAGAGATAAGATATCTATAAATCAGTAGAGGAGTTCCTTTTATATCTATCCTTCTTTCCCCTACCAATTCTCTGTTCAGGTCATGCACAAATCATGGCAAGTTCTCCCAGTACCAAGCCTGTCTAGCCCATACAATATCAGGCCCAAGTCCATCTGAGCAAGCTGTtggatcggtgagtcaactcgccgTTGATGAAATCCGGCAGAGTTTACCCATTTATGGCATGTTCATGGCAATAATTTCAGGCCGTTTTTAAATCCTTCTCTGCACTCCTAGGATTCATCTATTTCACATAACAACTTCTTCACTAGTCTCAGCTGCTTCCACTGCACAGTTCAAGTCCATATTGCATTCTCATACCTAGCTGCAATCAACTTCAAGCACACATTCATTCCATACGACCCACATTCACATTTTGCAACCTCAAAGCCACTCCTGCGGTTTTTCACCTGAGCCTGACTTGACTGCAACTTCTCGAATCTTCTCCTGCAACATCACAAACAAAGACAACCAGTTCAAACCTCCAATTGCAGCTGCAACGTACAGCATCACCTCCTGCCTCATCACCGCTTCTGCCTCAGACTCACTACTCCAATCCAACTGTAATTCAGCCAATGCATCTGTCACAACCATCCAGCTCAGTTCATTTCTGCTCCTAGCCTTCAGCTTCACCTGCGAAAACGCCATATCCTTTGGCTCCACACCTGCATCATTTCAGCTGCTCCATTCCCAGCTGCTACAGTTGCAACTGCCAATCCATTGCAGTCAGCAAACACCAGTCCTCTTCTACCACCAACTACAATCCCGTGCAGCTTCACATCATTCACAACTCAAACTGCCATCTTGTTAAACCAACTCAAAAACAGCTTCATAATCTTTTTGTTCTCATCTCAGTCATAACCTTATCCCTCCAAGCATTCTAATATGCATTCATTACCAGCACACATACTAATTCTTTTGGTTGGTGCAAGCGTGCAATCACCAGCTCCATctgaacaacaacaacctcaacccTTTACAGATTCATGCTCAAATTCCTTTCACAGATCCACCAGAGGCTAGTACACAACCATCAAACCCATATCAACTATTTCAGCTTCATATTCGAATCAATTACAAATCCGACTCCAACCATTGCTTATGCTCTTCATTGCAACCTATTGAGGCAGTGTAACAACTGCAACATCACCATTATCTTCAGTAACCAGTGCAATTCATCACTCAATCTCTACATTGCAGCACCACCGGACTCTCAGCCAAAACCACTAGTTACCACCATTCAGCCTTGCCTGCAAATGCACACTTCCACCAGCATCCATTGTTTCACTTGAGCAATGGCAACAACTCATTTTCTCAAGAACCCATAACCTGCTCCATCTCTATCTCTTTGTTGACTGCAGTAAGTTAACAAGACCCCTTCGTAAACATCCACCATTATCAACACTACAAAATCTGCAATCTCAATGCCACCACCAACACTTCCATCTTATTGCAGTAACACACATATATCACCATCAAGTTCCAGTCACTGCACATTGCAGTTCAGCTGCACTGCCATTTCATCTGCATAGCCAATACATCTTCAATTCCATTGTAATTCTTTTCCTGCTTGAATCAGCCATCTATCTCTGCTTAGCTCAAATTGTAGATGCATCACTTCATCCCACCTGAAATTCCTGGCAACAGTCACCATCACATCATCTCAGTTCTTCTCAGCTTACAAACCTGAGCTTCAATGCCAACAAACCCTTGAACATCTCCAGCTCTGCTACACAACCCACCAGAACCAGTTGCATTACATCTGCTATTCCATACATCACCAACACCAGCTTTTTTTGTCTCCTTGCGAATTCATCTGCTCAGATGCAACTCATTCTGCAATCTCCCATCCAACACAACATCCATTTCAGCTTTGAATTCCACCAGTACTCAAAAGCAATCaccagtgatagacacatttttgtgttcgatttttctcgattctatatattgttagggctcatttttttacttattatggtaAACACCCGGAGGAtacttactattcggactctcagtttggataaggggcacttcaattactaaTGGGCACTTACTGATAAGGGGTATCCTCTTTATTATTTCATGTCGCACGCTATTTGCATCCCAtttttcttcatcgttcaaacacaattttggcgggaaactatattattacctgcgtgaattttggagcatcagttggacgtgaaacaacgagattcaatggctgatttttgatgGGCTGACTTATCAAGAGAAGACAGGCTTATTAT includes the following:
- the LOC113288025 gene encoding uncharacterized protein LOC113288025, which codes for MDFELRAAKQKLEREQKDRKEKARLKLIKEKKAKEEALKQREAIEAAQRIRRLDAADALLKAEQQPEQNSVAADGVIFNRVLEAVSFQGYGDKIKLPASCFTELSNQGALDKGPMYFQLSKVSQEGVPMQTEDGEQQSHGTTHSGVLEFTASDGFVELPPHVWNNLFSSDPPEVPLVEVRYVRLPKGTYAKLQPDGMGFSDIPNHKAVLETTLRQHATLSQGDLVTVNHGTLTYNLRVLELKPSTSVSVLETDIEVDVVGSESITDGMDRHVLIPLVLGKLEVGTVEEGKYVYYKLSVDGNLGDIIASGDANVEVKIDTENDNGDTDLYVSRHPVIFPTQHQHEWSSHDIGSKVLIISPKDQSLSTGTYSIAVFGFKGTTKYRISVGIQNISHRNMGETAGSSSSVADVNSEKCRNCGHYIPSRTIALHEAYCSRHNFICKHAGCGIVLRKEEAAKHVHCEKCGRASQVGELEKHMKVFHEPLHCGCGVTLEKEEMVQHQSSACPLRLVTCRFCGDMVQAGSTANDVRDRMRGLSEHESLCGSRTAPCDSCGRAVMLKEMDIHRVAVHQKN